In Serratia marcescens subsp. marcescens ATCC 13880, a single genomic region encodes these proteins:
- a CDS encoding AzlC family ABC transporter permease, giving the protein MQSQAADSLNPPAVSATFANGVVDSLPIVIGYVPVAFAFGLSAVKLGFSPLESIFFSCIIYAGASQFVITALLSAGMSLWVSALTVMAMDVRHLLYGPALRHRIVSRMSPGKTAMWAFGLTDEVFAAATARLMRNNRSWSENWMLGIALCSWLSWVAGTALGALFGNGPLEQFPVIEASLAFMLPALFLSFLLAAFRRPQSLTIAASLAGALLGVVLFSIPVAILAGIGAGCVAALFQPTPAEASHEH; this is encoded by the coding sequence ATGCAAAGCCAAGCTGCAGACAGCCTCAATCCGCCCGCCGTCAGCGCCACTTTCGCCAACGGCGTCGTCGACAGTTTGCCGATCGTCATCGGGTATGTCCCGGTGGCGTTCGCCTTCGGCCTCAGCGCCGTCAAACTGGGTTTTTCCCCGCTGGAAAGCATTTTCTTCTCCTGCATCATCTACGCCGGCGCCAGCCAGTTCGTGATCACCGCCCTGCTGAGCGCCGGGATGTCGCTGTGGGTCTCCGCATTGACGGTGATGGCGATGGACGTGCGCCACCTGCTGTACGGCCCGGCGCTGCGTCATCGTATCGTCTCGCGCATGTCGCCCGGTAAAACGGCGATGTGGGCCTTTGGTCTGACCGATGAGGTCTTCGCCGCCGCCACCGCCAGACTGATGCGCAATAACCGCAGCTGGAGCGAAAACTGGATGCTGGGCATCGCGCTCTGTTCCTGGCTCTCCTGGGTGGCCGGCACCGCGCTCGGCGCGCTGTTCGGCAACGGCCCGCTGGAGCAGTTCCCGGTGATCGAGGCCTCGCTGGCCTTCATGCTGCCGGCGCTGTTTCTCAGCTTCCTGTTGGCCGCCTTCCGGCGTCCGCAGAGCCTGACCATCGCAGCCTCATTAGCCGGCGCGCTGCTCGGCGTGGTGCTGTTCTCCATCCCGGTCGCCATTTTGGCCGGCATCGGCGCCGGTTGCGTCGCCGCTCTGTTCCAACCTACCCCTGCGGAGGCCAGCCATGAACACTGA
- a CDS encoding ATP-binding protein, with protein MRLKLSFQIKLFLCLVAFSCLLLTCIGAYTYYQLDAQLHRDLGARAQVQAREIALIPSLVDAVEKHDAARIAALMKKIRASSDASYIVIGDNHARHLYHSEYEGRLGTPMIGGDNKEVLEGKSIISIRKGGIGVSLRSKAPILDENNHVIGIVSVGYLKSHIDNLNARTLTQIIGSIVLLLIALFVFSWLLSKNLKRQMFWLEPKEIALLVRQQKALLEAIYEGVIAIDPQLRIITINHAARELLDLHQPAASLLGRPIGDVIQAQPDFFAAAQLGQDTHDEVCRFNHVRVIASRVRIMQEQELQGWVISFRDKNDINTLSSQLSQVKRYADNLRIMRHEQLNWTATLAGLLHMQRYDEAIRYVEAQSEGAQEILDFISQRFSSAALCGLLLGKYSSAREKGIELRFDPACQLRQIPAALNETELMSIVGNLLDNAVEATLHCPAPHDAIELYISDGSDELVIEVADRGTGIAEEIRDTLFEQGVTTKADKSDHGIGLHLVASHVAQAHGSIEVSDNEPHGAIFSIFIPK; from the coding sequence ATGCGCCTCAAACTCTCATTTCAAATCAAACTGTTTCTGTGCCTGGTGGCCTTCTCCTGCCTGCTGTTGACCTGTATCGGCGCCTACACCTATTACCAGCTGGATGCGCAACTGCACCGCGATCTCGGCGCCCGCGCCCAGGTGCAGGCGCGGGAAATCGCCCTTATCCCTTCGCTGGTGGACGCGGTGGAAAAACACGACGCCGCCAGAATTGCCGCGCTGATGAAAAAAATCCGCGCCAGCAGCGACGCCAGTTATATCGTCATCGGCGATAATCACGCCCGCCATCTTTATCATTCCGAATACGAAGGCCGCTTGGGCACGCCGATGATCGGCGGCGATAATAAAGAGGTGCTGGAAGGGAAAAGCATTATTTCCATTCGCAAGGGCGGCATTGGCGTTTCATTGCGCAGCAAGGCGCCGATCCTGGATGAAAATAATCACGTGATCGGCATCGTTTCCGTCGGCTATTTGAAATCGCACATCGATAATTTAAATGCCAGGACGTTGACGCAAATTATCGGCTCCATCGTTCTGCTGCTGATCGCCCTGTTCGTTTTTTCCTGGCTGCTGTCGAAAAATCTCAAGCGCCAGATGTTCTGGCTGGAACCGAAAGAGATCGCGCTGCTGGTGCGCCAGCAAAAAGCGCTGCTGGAAGCCATTTATGAGGGCGTGATCGCCATCGATCCGCAATTGCGGATCATCACCATCAACCATGCGGCGCGCGAGCTATTGGATCTGCACCAGCCCGCCGCCAGCTTGCTGGGCCGGCCGATCGGCGACGTGATCCAGGCGCAGCCGGACTTCTTCGCCGCCGCGCAACTGGGCCAGGATACGCATGACGAGGTGTGCCGCTTCAACCACGTGCGGGTGATCGCCAGCCGGGTGCGCATCATGCAGGAGCAGGAGTTGCAAGGCTGGGTGATCAGCTTCCGCGACAAGAACGATATCAATACCCTGAGCAGCCAGCTCAGCCAGGTGAAACGCTATGCCGACAATCTGCGCATCATGCGCCACGAGCAGCTGAACTGGACCGCCACGCTGGCCGGGCTGCTGCATATGCAGCGCTACGACGAGGCCATCCGCTATGTGGAAGCCCAGTCGGAGGGCGCGCAGGAGATCCTCGATTTCATCTCGCAGCGCTTCAGTTCGGCGGCGCTGTGCGGCCTGCTGCTGGGCAAATATTCCAGCGCCAGAGAAAAAGGCATCGAGCTGCGCTTCGATCCGGCTTGCCAACTGCGGCAGATCCCGGCGGCGCTGAATGAGACCGAACTGATGTCGATTGTCGGCAATCTGCTGGATAATGCGGTGGAAGCGACGCTGCACTGCCCGGCGCCGCACGACGCGATCGAACTCTATATCAGCGACGGCAGCGACGAGCTGGTGATCGAGGTGGCGGATCGCGGCACCGGCATCGCCGAGGAGATTCGTGATACGCTGTTTGAACAGGGCGTCACCACCAAAGCGGATAAAAGCGACCACGGCATCGGCCTGCATCTGGTCGCCAGCCATGTGGCGCAGGCGCACGGCAGCATAGAAGTGTCGGACAATGAGCCGCACGGCGCGATATTCTCTATATTTATCCCTAAATAA
- a CDS encoding LysR family transcriptional regulator, producing MNLKQIRYALAVAEEQSFTRAAQRCHTVQSALSHQIAKLEEELGCTLFERTSRRVRLTPAGQAFIPSAQRLLAAQQALVEEVTAAGDAVSGTLTIGTISTINAIDLTEKLDKFHRHYPAVNIRLYVGMSEALLEDVRQQKCDMAFVGIWPGDVDLLPMSHRQLTDEPLVALVAPQHPLANRERVNLQALAEVPLVDFYSGTGARRQTDRAFLAAGIRRHVSFEIDHIEWLENLVRRGLAAGIVPVSTAQRLSALVSIPIEDGPRRQVYCIWPQPLSNAAARFLQFSGIDMAG from the coding sequence ATGAACCTGAAACAGATCCGCTACGCGCTGGCGGTGGCGGAAGAACAGAGTTTCACCCGGGCGGCGCAGCGCTGCCATACGGTGCAGTCGGCGCTCAGCCACCAGATCGCCAAACTGGAAGAAGAGCTGGGCTGTACGCTGTTTGAACGCACCTCGCGCCGGGTGCGGTTGACCCCCGCCGGCCAGGCTTTCATTCCGTCGGCGCAGCGACTGTTGGCGGCGCAGCAGGCGCTGGTGGAAGAGGTGACCGCCGCCGGCGATGCGGTGTCCGGCACCCTGACCATCGGCACGATTTCAACCATAAACGCGATTGATCTGACCGAAAAGCTCGACAAGTTTCATCGCCACTATCCGGCGGTGAACATCCGCCTGTACGTTGGCATGAGCGAAGCCCTGCTGGAGGATGTGCGTCAGCAGAAGTGCGATATGGCGTTCGTCGGCATTTGGCCCGGCGATGTCGATTTACTGCCGATGTCGCACCGGCAGTTGACCGATGAGCCACTGGTGGCGCTGGTGGCGCCGCAGCACCCGCTGGCCAACCGCGAGCGGGTAAACCTGCAAGCGCTGGCGGAAGTCCCGCTGGTGGATTTCTACAGCGGCACCGGCGCGCGGCGCCAAACCGATCGCGCCTTCCTGGCGGCGGGCATCCGCCGACACGTCAGTTTTGAGATAGATCATATCGAATGGCTGGAGAATTTGGTGCGGCGTGGATTGGCGGCGGGCATCGTACCTGTCTCGACCGCGCAACGCTTAAGCGCGCTGGTGTCGATTCCGATTGAAGACGGGCCGCGGCGCCAGGTGTATTGCATCTGGCCGCAGCCCTTGTCGAACGCCGCCGCACGTTTTTTACAGTTCAGCGGCATCGATATGGCGGGGTAG
- the mprA gene encoding transcriptional repressor MprA, whose product MESSFAPIEQMLNFRATRQKDFPYQEILLTRLCMHMQGKLLENRNKMLKAQGINETLFMALITLDAQESHSIQPSELSSALGSSRTNATRIADELEKRGWIERRESDNDRRCLHLHLTPQGEEFLSQLLPPQHQCLHFLWSTLTDDEQKQLEQLTRKLLARLDQMEITEQLP is encoded by the coding sequence ATGGAAAGCTCGTTTGCCCCCATAGAACAAATGCTGAATTTCCGCGCCACGCGGCAGAAAGATTTCCCTTATCAGGAAATCCTGCTGACCCGCCTGTGCATGCACATGCAAGGCAAGCTGCTGGAAAACCGCAATAAGATGCTCAAAGCGCAGGGGATTAACGAAACACTGTTTATGGCGCTGATTACCCTGGATGCGCAGGAAAGCCACAGCATCCAACCTTCTGAGCTAAGCTCTGCCTTAGGCTCCTCGCGCACCAATGCGACCCGCATCGCCGACGAGCTGGAGAAACGCGGCTGGATCGAGCGCCGGGAAAGCGACAATGATCGCCGCTGCCTGCATCTGCACCTGACGCCGCAGGGGGAAGAATTTCTCAGTCAACTGCTGCCGCCGCAGCATCAATGTCTGCATTTCCTGTGGTCCACATTGACCGACGATGAGCAAAAACAGCTGGAACAGCTGACGCGCAAATTGCTGGCACGTCTGGATCAAATGGAAATCACAGAACAGTTACCCTAA
- the proW gene encoding glycine betaine/L-proline ABC transporter permease ProW has product MSDTTQTQDPWATAAADTGSAPASDAAANAGDAWSSAPPPAAHDAAGQSADWLSGAPAQPEHFSLLDPFHKAWVPFDTWVTQGIDWLVLHFRPLFQGIRVPVDMILSGFQQLLLGMPAPIAILVFSLLAWQVSGLGMGAATLLSLIAIGAIGAWSQAMVTLALVLTALFFCILIGLPLGIWLARSKHAAKVIRPLLDAMQTTPAFVYLVPIVMLFGIGNVPGVVVTIIFALPPIVRLTILGIKQVPEDLIEAAESFGASPRQLLFKVQLPLAMPTIMAGVNQTLMLALSMVVIASMIAVGGLGQMVLRGIGRLDMGLAAVGGVGIVILAIILDRLTQSLGRDRRSKGIGRWYRRGPIGLLTRPFIKQA; this is encoded by the coding sequence ATGAGTGATACCACGCAAACCCAAGATCCCTGGGCTACCGCAGCGGCCGATACCGGCTCCGCACCTGCCAGCGATGCCGCCGCCAACGCCGGCGACGCCTGGTCCAGCGCGCCGCCGCCGGCCGCTCATGACGCCGCCGGGCAAAGCGCCGATTGGCTCAGCGGCGCCCCGGCGCAGCCGGAGCACTTCAGCCTGCTCGATCCGTTCCACAAAGCCTGGGTGCCGTTCGACACCTGGGTCACGCAAGGCATCGACTGGCTGGTGCTGCACTTCCGCCCGCTGTTCCAGGGCATCCGCGTGCCGGTGGACATGATCCTGAGCGGCTTCCAGCAATTGCTGCTGGGCATGCCGGCGCCGATCGCCATTCTGGTGTTCTCGCTGCTCGCCTGGCAGGTCTCGGGCCTCGGCATGGGCGCCGCGACGCTGCTCTCCCTGATCGCCATCGGCGCCATTGGCGCCTGGTCACAGGCGATGGTCACGCTGGCGCTGGTGCTGACCGCGCTGTTCTTCTGCATCCTTATCGGCCTGCCGCTCGGCATCTGGCTGGCGCGCAGCAAGCACGCCGCCAAGGTGATTAGACCGCTGCTCGACGCGATGCAAACCACCCCGGCCTTCGTCTACCTGGTGCCGATCGTCATGCTGTTCGGCATCGGCAACGTGCCGGGCGTGGTGGTCACCATCATCTTCGCGCTGCCGCCGATCGTGCGTCTGACCATTCTGGGCATCAAACAGGTGCCGGAGGATCTGATCGAGGCCGCCGAATCCTTCGGCGCCAGCCCGCGCCAACTGCTGTTCAAGGTGCAGTTGCCGCTGGCGATGCCGACCATCATGGCCGGCGTGAATCAGACGCTGATGCTGGCGCTGTCGATGGTGGTCATCGCCTCGATGATCGCCGTCGGCGGTTTGGGCCAGATGGTGCTGCGCGGCATCGGTCGACTGGACATGGGCCTGGCCGCCGTCGGCGGGGTCGGCATCGTGATCCTGGCGATCATTCTCGATCGCCTCACCCAATCGCTGGGGCGCGATCGCCGCAGTAAAGGCATCGGCCGCTGGTATCGCCGCGGCCCCATCGGGCTGCTGACTCGCCCGTTCATCAAGCAAGCCTGA
- a CDS encoding response regulator, whose translation MSHLTLDVLIVEDEPQLATLHAEFIEKNFNLRVVAYAATLAEARAKANAHQPRLILLDNFLPDGQGIELMEEPAVKNPACSVIFITAASDMHTCSQAIRNGAFDYIIKPVSYKRLRNSLERFMQFVQTQRTFKIIDQDNVDALYNLQSKQFSSEPSAKGIETNTLELVQALFIAQPAVAHAVEDVVEQVGISKTTARRYLEYCVATQFVRVEMLYGNIGHPRRLYRKA comes from the coding sequence ATGTCACACCTAACACTGGACGTTCTGATCGTGGAAGACGAGCCGCAACTGGCGACGCTGCACGCGGAGTTCATCGAGAAAAATTTCAATCTGCGGGTGGTGGCTTACGCCGCCACGCTGGCCGAAGCGCGGGCCAAAGCCAACGCGCATCAGCCGCGGCTGATCCTGCTGGATAACTTCCTGCCGGACGGCCAGGGCATCGAGCTGATGGAAGAGCCGGCGGTGAAGAACCCCGCCTGTTCGGTGATCTTCATCACCGCCGCCAGCGACATGCATACCTGCAGCCAGGCGATCCGCAACGGCGCTTTCGATTACATCATCAAGCCGGTGTCCTATAAGCGACTGCGCAATTCGCTCGAACGCTTTATGCAGTTCGTGCAGACCCAGCGCACCTTCAAGATCATCGATCAGGACAACGTCGATGCGCTGTACAACCTGCAGTCGAAGCAGTTCTCCAGCGAGCCGAGCGCCAAAGGCATCGAAACCAATACCCTCGAGCTGGTGCAGGCGCTGTTTATCGCCCAGCCGGCGGTGGCGCATGCGGTGGAAGACGTGGTCGAACAGGTCGGCATCAGCAAAACCACCGCCCGCCGTTATCTGGAATATTGCGTCGCCACCCAGTTCGTACGGGTGGAGATGCTGTACGGCAATATCGGCCATCCGCGGCGGCTGTACCGCAAGGCCTGA
- the proV gene encoding glycine betaine/L-proline ABC transporter ATP-binding protein ProV yields the protein MAIKLEVKNLYKIFGEHPERAFKLLDKGLTKDRLFEKTGLSLGVKDATLAIEEGEIFVIMGLSGSGKSTLVRLLNRLIEPTRGQVLIDGEDIAKISDTALRTVRRNKISMVFQSFALMPHMNVLNNTAFGMELAGMPLQERQEKALDALRQVGLENYALSYPDELSGGMRQRVGLARAMANNPDILLMDEAFSALDPLIRTEMQDELVKLQAQHQRTIVFISHDLDEAMRIGDRIAIMQGGEVIQVGTPDEILNNPANDYVRTFFRGVDISHVFSAKDIAQRRPVTLIRKTPGFGPRSALQLLRDEDRDYGYVVERGKKFIGVVSIESLKKALSANQTLDDALLEAPAAVPADTPLSDLISLVAQAPCAVPVVSEEHNYLGIISKAMLLQALDKEGSTNE from the coding sequence ATGGCAATTAAACTCGAAGTAAAGAACCTGTATAAGATATTTGGCGAACACCCGGAACGCGCATTCAAACTGCTGGATAAAGGTCTGACAAAAGATCGGCTGTTTGAAAAAACCGGCTTATCGCTCGGCGTAAAAGACGCCACTCTGGCCATTGAAGAAGGCGAGATATTTGTCATCATGGGGCTCTCCGGTTCCGGCAAGTCCACCCTGGTACGCCTTCTCAATCGTCTGATAGAACCCACCCGCGGTCAGGTGCTGATCGACGGTGAGGACATCGCCAAAATATCCGACACCGCGCTGCGCACCGTGCGGCGAAATAAGATCAGCATGGTATTCCAGTCATTCGCGCTGATGCCGCACATGAATGTCCTGAATAATACTGCCTTTGGTATGGAATTAGCCGGCATGCCGCTGCAGGAACGCCAGGAAAAAGCGCTGGATGCCCTGCGTCAGGTCGGGCTGGAGAATTATGCGCTGTCTTATCCGGATGAATTATCTGGCGGTATGCGCCAGCGCGTAGGATTAGCCCGCGCCATGGCCAATAACCCGGATATATTATTGATGGATGAAGCCTTCTCGGCGCTCGATCCGTTAATTCGCACCGAAATGCAGGATGAGCTGGTGAAATTACAGGCCCAGCATCAACGCACCATCGTGTTTATCTCACACGATCTGGACGAGGCGATGCGCATCGGCGATCGCATCGCCATCATGCAGGGCGGTGAGGTGATCCAGGTCGGCACGCCGGACGAGATCCTGAACAACCCGGCCAACGACTATGTGCGCACCTTCTTCCGCGGCGTGGACATCAGTCATGTGTTCAGCGCCAAGGATATCGCCCAACGGCGCCCGGTGACGCTGATCCGCAAAACCCCCGGTTTTGGCCCTCGCTCGGCGCTGCAGCTGCTGCGCGATGAGGACCGTGATTATGGTTATGTTGTTGAACGCGGGAAGAAATTTATCGGCGTGGTGTCGATAGAGTCGCTGAAAAAAGCGCTGTCCGCCAATCAAACGCTGGACGATGCCCTGCTCGAGGCCCCCGCCGCCGTGCCGGCCGACACGCCGCTCAGCGATCTGATTTCCCTGGTCGCCCAGGCGCCGTGCGCGGTGCCGGTGGTGAGCGAAGAACATAACTATCTCGGCATCATCTCCAAGGCCATGCTGCTGCAGGCGTTGGACAAGGAGGGCTCAACCAATGAGTGA
- the ygaH gene encoding L-valine transporter subunit YgaH, producing MNTDVLVIGLVVGCANYLFRYLPLRLAPARAQPGLKRGKAALLLDSIGIASICALLVVSSTPVVMREPDKLLPTLVGFAALALCFYRSKSIILSTLLGATAFGVTLKLLMIFGAG from the coding sequence ATGAACACTGATGTGCTGGTGATCGGCCTGGTGGTGGGCTGCGCCAATTACCTGTTCCGTTATCTGCCGCTGCGGCTGGCGCCGGCGCGCGCCCAGCCCGGCCTCAAACGCGGTAAAGCCGCCCTGCTGCTCGACAGCATCGGCATCGCCTCGATCTGCGCCCTGCTGGTGGTCTCCAGCACGCCGGTGGTGATGCGCGAGCCGGACAAACTGCTGCCGACGTTGGTGGGGTTCGCCGCGCTGGCGCTGTGCTTCTACCGCAGCAAAAGCATCATTCTGTCGACGCTGCTCGGCGCAACGGCCTTTGGCGTCACATTAAAGCTGTTAATGATTTTCGGCGCGGGCTGA
- a CDS encoding MFS transporter codes for MNPQNAHPGLSPALTVLIAIATGLAVASNYYAQPLLETIATSFNLSVNQAGFIVTAAQLGYATGLLLLVPLGDMFERRGLIVFMTLLAAGGMLITATSATLPMMILGTALTGLFSVVAQILVPLAATLAHPEKRGKTVGIIMSGLLLGILLARTVAGALASFGGWRTIYWVASVLMILMALILWRALPRYKQHSGLNYPQLLASIFSLFCRTPLLRTRAILGALSFANFSVLWTSMAFLLAAPPFNYSEGVIGLFGLVGAAGALAASRAGHLADKGKAGLTTTVGLVLLLLSWIPIAFAKQSLWALIAGILILDLAVQAVHVTNQSVMYRIMPDARNRLTAGYMTSYFIGGALGSLLSASAYQHAGWYGVAAAGGVLCLLNLLTWWLGKHHDPQGPATI; via the coding sequence ATGAACCCACAAAACGCCCATCCGGGCCTCAGCCCGGCGCTGACCGTGCTGATTGCCATCGCCACCGGCCTGGCGGTCGCCAGCAACTACTACGCGCAACCGCTGCTGGAAACCATCGCCACCAGTTTCAACCTGTCGGTCAACCAGGCCGGCTTTATCGTCACCGCCGCGCAACTCGGTTACGCCACCGGCCTGCTGCTGCTGGTGCCGCTCGGCGACATGTTCGAACGCCGCGGCCTGATCGTTTTCATGACGCTGCTGGCCGCCGGCGGCATGCTGATCACCGCCACCTCCGCCACGCTGCCGATGATGATCCTCGGCACCGCGCTCACCGGGCTGTTCTCGGTAGTGGCGCAGATCCTGGTGCCCCTGGCCGCCACGCTGGCCCACCCGGAAAAGCGCGGCAAGACCGTCGGCATCATCATGAGCGGCCTGCTGCTCGGCATCCTGCTGGCGCGAACCGTCGCGGGCGCACTGGCGTCGTTCGGCGGCTGGCGCACCATCTACTGGGTCGCCAGCGTGCTGATGATCCTGATGGCGCTGATCCTGTGGCGCGCGCTGCCGCGCTATAAGCAACACTCCGGGCTGAACTACCCGCAGCTGCTGGCCTCGATCTTCAGCCTGTTCTGCCGCACGCCGCTGCTGCGCACCCGCGCCATCCTCGGCGCCCTGTCGTTCGCCAACTTCAGCGTGCTCTGGACCTCAATGGCCTTTCTGCTCGCCGCGCCGCCGTTCAACTATTCCGAGGGAGTGATCGGGCTGTTCGGCCTGGTGGGCGCCGCCGGGGCGCTGGCCGCTTCGCGCGCCGGGCATCTGGCGGACAAAGGCAAGGCCGGGCTGACCACCACCGTCGGCCTGGTGTTGCTGCTGCTGTCCTGGATCCCTATCGCGTTCGCCAAACAATCGCTGTGGGCGCTGATCGCCGGCATCCTGATCCTCGATCTGGCGGTGCAGGCGGTGCACGTCACCAACCAGAGCGTGATGTACCGCATCATGCCGGACGCGCGCAACCGCCTGACCGCCGGCTACATGACCAGCTACTTTATCGGCGGCGCTCTCGGTTCACTGCTCTCCGCCTCGGCCTATCAACATGCCGGTTGGTACGGCGTGGCCGCCGCCGGCGGGGTGTTATGCCTGCTCAACCTGCTGACCTGGTGGCTCGGCAAGCACCACGATCCCCAGGGGCCCGCGACAATCTGA
- the proX gene encoding glycine betaine/L-proline ABC transporter substrate-binding protein ProX has protein sequence MRTTGIWALALTTLIGSQSVSAADLPGKGIAVQPVQSTISEETFQTLLVSKALEKLGYDVKEPREVDYNVAYTSIASGDATFIAVNWDPLHADQYKAAGGDAKFYREGVYVNGAAQGYLIDKKTAEQYHITNVEQLKDPKIAKLFDTNGDGKADLTGCTPGWGCEAVINHHIKAYGLSNTVEHNQGNYAAMIADTITRYKEGKPVLYYTWTPYWVSDVLVPGRDVVWLQVPFSSLPGEQKNVDTKLPNGANYGFPVNTMRIAANKQWAEANPAAAKLFAIMKLPIADINAQNLRMHEGQASEADIQNHVNGWIKAHQATFDGWVKTAAAAAKS, from the coding sequence ATGCGCACCACGGGCATCTGGGCTCTCGCCCTGACGACGCTGATTGGCTCACAGAGCGTGAGCGCGGCAGATTTACCTGGCAAGGGGATCGCGGTACAGCCGGTGCAAAGCACCATATCCGAAGAGACGTTCCAGACGCTGCTGGTCAGCAAAGCGCTGGAAAAATTGGGTTATGACGTGAAAGAACCGCGTGAAGTGGATTACAACGTCGCCTACACCTCGATCGCCTCCGGCGATGCGACCTTTATCGCGGTCAACTGGGATCCGCTGCACGCCGATCAGTACAAGGCCGCCGGCGGCGACGCAAAGTTCTACCGCGAAGGCGTCTACGTCAACGGCGCCGCGCAGGGCTACCTGATCGACAAGAAAACCGCCGAGCAATACCACATCACCAACGTCGAGCAGCTCAAGGATCCCAAGATCGCCAAACTGTTCGACACCAACGGCGACGGCAAGGCCGATCTGACCGGCTGCACCCCGGGCTGGGGCTGCGAAGCGGTGATCAACCACCACATCAAGGCCTACGGCCTGAGCAACACCGTCGAACACAACCAGGGCAACTACGCGGCGATGATCGCCGACACCATTACCCGCTACAAAGAGGGCAAACCGGTGCTGTATTACACCTGGACGCCGTACTGGGTCAGCGATGTGCTGGTGCCGGGCCGCGACGTGGTCTGGCTGCAGGTGCCGTTCTCCTCGCTGCCGGGCGAGCAGAAGAACGTCGACACCAAGCTGCCTAACGGCGCCAACTACGGCTTCCCGGTCAACACCATGCGCATCGCCGCCAACAAACAGTGGGCCGAAGCCAATCCGGCGGCCGCCAAGCTGTTCGCCATCATGAAGCTGCCGATCGCCGACATCAACGCGCAAAACCTGCGCATGCATGAAGGCCAGGCTTCGGAAGCCGATATCCAGAACCACGTTAACGGCTGGATCAAGGCGCACCAGGCGACCTTCGACGGCTGGGTGAAAACCGCCGCCGCAGCGGCGAAGTCGTAA